The Candidatus Omnitrophota bacterium genome contains the following window.
CCTTATCCAAAGGCCTTCCGGCAATAACTTCAAATTTTCCCGAATGCATCTTGAGTGCCCTAATAGAGGAAACAATTACTACGCAATCCGGGCTAAGTCCGCTATAGCGGCACTTGATATTCATAAACTTCTCTGCGCCGCAATCTGCACCAAATCCTGCCTCAGTAACCACATAATCAGCTAATTTAAGGGCAATCTTATCAGCTATAATTGAACTGTTACCATGAGCAATATTGGCAAAAGGCCCGGCATGAACAAAGCAAGGCGTATTCTCTAATGTCTGGATAAGGGTCGGTTTTATGGCATCCTTCAGCAACACAGCCATTGCTCCGGCAACCTTTATATCCTCGCATGTTACAGGCCTGCCGTCTTTTGTCCTTGCTAAAACAATCCTGCCAAGTCTTTTCCTTAAATCAGAGAGGCTATCTGTCAAGGCAAGAATAGCCATTACCTCTGAGGCAACCGTAATATCAAAACCTGAATCACGCGGGATGCCATCCTGAGAGGTCCCTAGGCCTATTTTTACATTTCGCAGGAATCTATCGCTTACATCAACAACGCGGCGCCAGCTGATTGTTGTAGGATCTATATCGATCTTTTTCTTAAAATGCGCATTGTCTAAAAATGCGGCAGCCAAATTATGAGCAAGCCCAATCGCATGTACGTCTCCGGTAAAATGAAGATTAAAATCCTCCATTGGTATTACTTGAGAATATCCGCCGCCTGCAGCGCCTCCTTTTATACCGAATACAGGCCCTAGGGAAGGTTGTCGAATACAAGCTAGTGTATTACCTACTATCCGATTCAAACCCATAGAAAGCCCAATAGTAGTAACGGTCTTGCCTTCTCCCAAAGGCGTTGGGGTGATTGCCGTGACAAGGATATACTTAGCGCTAGGCCTGTTTTTTATCCTGTCTAAAATAGAAAGCGAAACCTTAGCTTTATGCTCGCCGTATAATTCTAATTCAGAAGTGCGAATCCCTGCTCTTGAGGCGATTTTTTTAATCGGTTTAATCTTTGCAGCTTGAGCAATTCCTAAATCAGGCAACATATTTTTTTCTTGACCTCCTTATTAGAAAACACCTGCTGCAATCAAGCGACTATTCTCTCATCGGGAAAGAGGACGAAAACTCAACCTATGAATAGAACAAGGACCAAACTTCCTGATTGCCGCAAGATGGGTCTTTGTCGCATAACCTTTATGAAATTTAAATCCGTATTTTGGATATACCTTATGATAAAGCTCCATTATCCGATCGCGGATTACCTTGGCGATAATAGAGGCGGCAGCAATTGTTATACTCTTGCTATCTCCACCGATGATCTTTTTCGATGGTATATCTACTTCCAAATCCATATTGCCGTCAATAAGAAGAAAGTCAGCCCTTACAGATAGATTAGCAAGCGCTCGCTGCATTGAAATCTTGCTTGCCTCTAAAATGTTAATATGGTCTATCGCTTTCTCATTGACAATCCCGATGCCGAAATCGCAATGTTTAATTAATTCATGATAAGCTAAGGTCCTTGCCTTTCTTGATAATTTTTTTGAATCGTCTATTCTATTTTTAAATCTCATCTTTTTAAGATGCACTGCGCAAGATACCACAGGACCAGCCAAGGTTCCACGGCCAACTTCATCTACTCCTGCAACAAACTTAAAACCTGAAAGCTTAGCCTTTCTTTCGTGATA
Protein-coding sequences here:
- a CDS encoding ribonuclease HII; its protein translation is MRYHERKAKLSGFKFVAGVDEVGRGTLAGPVVSCAVHLKKMRFKNRIDDSKKLSRKARTLAYHELIKHCDFGIGIVNEKAIDHINILEASKISMQRALANLSVRADFLLIDGNMDLEVDIPSKKIIGGDSKSITIAAASIIAKVIRDRIMELYHKVYPKYGFKFHKGYATKTHLAAIRKFGPCSIHRLSFRPLSR
- a CDS encoding formate--tetrahydrofolate ligase, translating into MLPDLGIAQAAKIKPIKKIASRAGIRTSELELYGEHKAKVSLSILDRIKNRPSAKYILVTAITPTPLGEGKTVTTIGLSMGLNRIVGNTLACIRQPSLGPVFGIKGGAAGGGYSQVIPMEDFNLHFTGDVHAIGLAHNLAAAFLDNAHFKKKIDIDPTTISWRRVVDVSDRFLRNVKIGLGTSQDGIPRDSGFDITVASEVMAILALTDSLSDLRKRLGRIVLARTKDGRPVTCEDIKVAGAMAVLLKDAIKPTLIQTLENTPCFVHAGPFANIAHGNSSIIADKIALKLADYVVTEAGFGADCGAEKFMNIKCRYSGLSPDCVVIVSSIRALKMHSGKFEVIAGRPLDKALLEENLEAVKLGSCNLLRQIENMKLFGVPVVVAINKFSADTNSEVNLVRDLALKAGAEDAVASEVWEKGGKGGEMLARSVIAASKVKKNFKFLYALDIPIKDKIKTIATKIYGAKDVEYSDLAQKKIAEFSKLGFDKLPICMAKTHLSLSHDPKLKGAPKDFILPIRDINASVGAGFLYPLCGTMRTMPGLPTNPAGENVDIDSEGRIVGLF